One genomic segment of Sporomusaceae bacterium FL31 includes these proteins:
- the hypF gene encoding carbamoyltransferase, producing MMERLRLCVTGIVQGVGFRPFVYHLAHKFDLAGWVLNHANGVQIEVEGKPEMLSRFLNALRAEAPPQASIAGVTTEPVAIEGETRFDIKKSVAMSSRSVLVSPDIATCSDCQREIKQAWNRRLFYPFINCTNCGPRYSIIKELPYDRSSTTMSEFTMCSHCQSEYRNPADRRFHAQPNACPACGPSYQLITKSGELVTGDPVAMARQFITNGAILAIKGIGGYHLVCNAEDNQAVTLLRQRKFREDKPFAVMCSDLSTVRRHCNVSKEEERLLAGAVKPIVLLEKGCCYDLAQAIAPGNPYLGVMLPYAPIHWILMESEDIWVMTSGNGCDEPIAYQDDDARNRLAGIADYFLIHNRPIYTRIDDSVARVIRNKPTILRRSRGYAPAPIALSGEGPQVLACGGELKNTFCFTKQKSAFLSPHIGDLENLATLECYAGTIEHYTRLFDTKPEFVVHDMHPDYLSTKYAQMLELPKIAVQHHHAHIASVLAEHGVNESVIGVAFDGTGYGEDGHLWGSEFMVADCSSFTRAAHSRYLTLPGGAKAIQEPWRQAAWMLHELFGNDFIRMDIPLNRNIPENWQLMVEAANKGINSPLACGAGRLFDIAAGILGLRPSIRYEGQAAVDLELAASGARGWLLPYSISEGQVAELDFRPTFAGMAEALQHKVNPGELAASFHLTLATATLEMIERIYQTTGIRKVALSGGVFQNMTLLSHILGMANDRFTVLLNHQVPTNDGGLALGQAAIARERSK from the coding sequence ATGATGGAAAGGTTAAGACTGTGCGTTACGGGTATCGTGCAAGGGGTTGGTTTTCGCCCGTTTGTCTATCATTTGGCACATAAGTTTGATTTGGCGGGCTGGGTGCTTAATCATGCAAATGGGGTACAAATTGAAGTGGAAGGAAAGCCGGAAATGCTAAGCCGCTTTCTGAATGCCTTGAGAGCAGAGGCGCCGCCACAGGCAAGTATTGCTGGTGTAACAACTGAGCCTGTTGCAATAGAAGGGGAAACAAGATTTGATATAAAAAAAAGTGTAGCAATGAGTAGTCGGTCTGTGCTGGTATCTCCCGATATTGCTACTTGTTCAGATTGCCAGCGAGAAATTAAACAGGCATGGAACCGCAGACTTTTTTATCCTTTTATAAATTGCACCAATTGCGGACCGCGTTACTCAATCATTAAAGAGCTGCCCTATGATCGTAGCAGTACGACCATGAGTGAGTTCACAATGTGTTCACATTGCCAGTCCGAGTATAGAAACCCAGCTGACCGAAGGTTTCATGCTCAGCCTAATGCCTGCCCGGCCTGCGGTCCGTCTTATCAATTAATCACCAAATCAGGAGAGCTTGTTACCGGTGACCCTGTGGCTATGGCTCGCCAATTTATCACGAACGGAGCTATTTTGGCAATCAAAGGTATTGGCGGTTACCATTTGGTTTGCAACGCTGAGGATAATCAAGCGGTCACATTACTAAGACAGCGAAAATTCCGTGAGGATAAGCCTTTTGCAGTCATGTGCAGCGACTTGAGTACAGTGCGGCGGCATTGTAATGTTTCTAAGGAGGAAGAGCGGCTGCTGGCTGGCGCAGTTAAGCCGATTGTTTTGCTGGAGAAAGGCTGCTGCTATGATTTGGCACAAGCAATAGCACCAGGAAATCCTTATCTTGGTGTTATGCTGCCCTATGCTCCGATACACTGGATCTTGATGGAATCAGAGGATATTTGGGTGATGACCAGCGGCAATGGTTGTGATGAACCGATTGCTTATCAAGATGATGATGCCCGAAATCGATTAGCAGGTATTGCTGATTATTTTCTTATTCATAATCGGCCGATCTATACCCGTATTGATGACTCTGTTGCACGGGTTATCCGAAATAAGCCAACCATCTTGCGCCGCAGTCGTGGTTATGCACCGGCACCTATTGCTCTGTCCGGGGAGGGACCGCAAGTTTTAGCTTGCGGCGGAGAATTGAAGAATACATTCTGTTTCACTAAACAGAAGTCTGCTTTCTTAAGTCCTCATATCGGTGATTTAGAGAACTTAGCCACTTTGGAATGCTATGCGGGCACGATTGAGCACTATACACGGTTGTTTGATACTAAACCAGAATTTGTGGTTCATGATATGCATCCCGATTATCTGTCAACAAAGTATGCGCAGATGTTGGAGCTCCCTAAGATAGCCGTACAGCATCATCATGCGCATATTGCCAGTGTTTTGGCTGAGCATGGGGTCAATGAATCCGTAATTGGTGTTGCTTTTGATGGAACCGGATATGGTGAAGACGGGCATTTATGGGGCAGTGAGTTTATGGTGGCTGATTGCAGCAGCTTTACAAGAGCAGCACACTCACGTTACCTGACGCTGCCTGGAGGGGCTAAGGCTATTCAAGAGCCATGGCGGCAAGCTGCATGGATGCTGCATGAGCTGTTTGGAAACGATTTTATTCGAATGGATATTCCCCTAAACCGGAATATTCCTGAGAACTGGCAGCTGATGGTGGAAGCTGCTAATAAAGGAATCAATAGCCCGTTAGCCTGCGGGGCAGGGAGGCTTTTTGATATTGCTGCCGGGATATTGGGACTTCGTCCCTCTATCCGCTATGAGGGACAGGCAGCGGTCGACCTTGAATTGGCAGCATCAGGTGCGCGGGGATGGCTGTTGCCTTATTCAATTTCGGAAGGCCAGGTGGCTGAATTGGATTTTAGGCCTACATTTGCCGGTATGGCAGAAGCTTTACAACATAAAGTTAATCCGGGAGAACTCGCAGCTTCATTTCACTTAACCTTGGCGACAGCTACCTTGGAGATGATTGAGCGTATTTATCAAACTACGGGGATTCGCAAGGTGGCTTTAAGTGGCGGGGTGTTTCAGAATATGACGCTATTGAGTCATATTCTCGGCATGGCGAACGACAGGTTTACTGTCCTGCTGAATCATCAGGTTCCCACTAACGATGGCGGTCTTGCGTTAGGACAAGCGGCTATCGCAAGAGAAAGGAGCA
- the ykoW gene encoding signaling protein YkoW, translated as MWTKLTAGFSNVSVRFVASLLVLIVGFGAGISIYLRAFSEDSYLTRKHELQHIVSLAENAISPIVEERRQGRITMGEARVKAAELLNRFVYTDGSGPNFVFFASYEGYILVEPYKPDKVGTYQMQRRDLDGTAITQELRQTAQAGGGFVFYYESRTENAPTQKKLSYVVGIPELECYLGTGMYVDDIEASVNTLLKRLVLLSFFIFTVILSMQYYFLYPLLRCFSTMSSVFQEFDQNHAALPNTTAVQSFEGKAEPEQLIEKVQNMLEMLRTDRLALRERVAEVHRLAYSDPLTNLPNRAYLEEWFKAELEAAAAGHSYGAVMFLDLNDFKRVNDLFGHSSGDKLLMQTGARINQALPEKGRIFRLGGDEFIIVIPSVTGDEAEVLAEKILQETACPYVFQDDTFYVTGSLGIAVYPQDGLDLDSLLSKVDTAMYNAKEGKENGNGYSRFAPSMHEAILRRIKLERSLAKALENNQLELFYQPQFDIARNKPVAIEALLRWNRPGEKPISPVEFIPIAEESGLIIPIGQWVLTEACKFCRHLHELGYYEVYVTVNMSTKQVEQSDFISQIRTVLAQTGLSPQFLELEITESLFMNSLDLCKNKLNQIRNMGIRLALDDFGTGYSSLTRLRVLPFNVLKIDKAFLQEKSGEQAEIIRTIIKLAHVLGMEVVVEGVETVEQFNLVFAAFGDRVQGYYFSRPLPSELLIQFLEEFCDK; from the coding sequence ATGTGGACAAAATTAACAGCTGGATTTTCAAATGTGTCGGTTCGATTCGTCGCGTCGCTTCTTGTTCTCATTGTGGGCTTTGGAGCGGGGATATCAATTTATCTGCGCGCATTCTCTGAAGATAGTTATCTTACTCGCAAGCATGAATTGCAGCACATTGTCTCTTTGGCTGAGAATGCCATCAGCCCCATTGTTGAAGAGCGGCGGCAAGGCCGCATTACGATGGGGGAAGCGCGAGTTAAAGCAGCAGAACTTTTAAACCGTTTTGTGTATACAGATGGATCAGGTCCTAATTTTGTGTTTTTCGCTTCCTATGAAGGCTATATTCTTGTCGAACCTTACAAGCCGGACAAAGTGGGAACCTACCAAATGCAGCGCCGGGATTTAGATGGTACGGCTATTACTCAGGAATTACGGCAAACAGCTCAAGCCGGCGGTGGTTTTGTTTTTTACTATGAATCACGGACTGAGAATGCACCGACTCAGAAAAAATTGTCTTATGTCGTAGGAATACCGGAGTTAGAGTGCTATCTTGGCACTGGAATGTATGTGGATGACATTGAAGCAAGTGTAAATACCTTACTAAAGAGGCTGGTTTTGTTAAGCTTTTTTATTTTTACAGTCATTTTAAGCATGCAGTATTATTTTTTGTACCCACTGCTGCGCTGTTTTTCCACAATGTCGAGTGTATTTCAAGAGTTTGACCAAAACCATGCAGCCCTGCCTAATACAACGGCAGTACAGTCTTTCGAGGGCAAGGCAGAGCCCGAACAATTAATCGAAAAAGTGCAAAATATGCTGGAAATGCTAAGAACTGACCGGCTTGCACTCAGAGAACGGGTAGCCGAGGTACATCGACTCGCCTATTCTGATCCTTTAACCAACTTACCCAATCGGGCCTATTTAGAAGAGTGGTTTAAAGCTGAGCTCGAAGCAGCTGCAGCCGGTCATTCCTACGGTGCTGTCATGTTTTTGGATTTAAATGATTTTAAACGGGTCAATGATTTGTTTGGGCATTCGAGCGGGGATAAACTTCTTATGCAGACAGGTGCTCGGATCAACCAGGCTTTACCTGAAAAGGGGAGAATATTTCGTCTAGGCGGCGACGAATTTATCATTGTTATTCCAAGTGTTACCGGGGATGAAGCGGAAGTGTTGGCGGAAAAAATCTTACAGGAAACGGCGTGTCCCTACGTCTTTCAGGATGATACTTTCTATGTGACTGGCAGTTTGGGGATTGCCGTCTATCCCCAGGATGGCTTGGATTTGGACAGTCTGTTAAGCAAGGTCGATACGGCGATGTATAATGCAAAAGAAGGCAAGGAGAACGGAAATGGTTATTCACGGTTTGCTCCTTCCATGCATGAAGCAATTTTGCGTCGTATTAAGCTGGAGCGTTCGCTGGCCAAGGCCTTAGAAAATAATCAACTGGAACTCTTCTATCAGCCTCAATTCGATATTGCCCGTAATAAACCAGTGGCCATTGAGGCTTTGCTGCGCTGGAATCGACCCGGTGAGAAGCCGATATCACCGGTTGAGTTTATTCCGATTGCTGAAGAAAGTGGACTGATCATTCCTATCGGACAGTGGGTATTAACAGAAGCCTGCAAATTTTGCAGGCACCTTCACGAGTTGGGATATTATGAAGTTTATGTAACAGTGAATATGTCAACCAAGCAGGTGGAGCAATCTGATTTTATTAGTCAGATCAGGACAGTACTGGCCCAAACCGGATTGTCACCGCAATTCCTGGAGTTGGAAATCACTGAATCTCTATTTATGAACTCACTGGACCTGTGTAAAAATAAGCTCAATCAGATTCGGAATATGGGGATAAGATTAGCACTTGATGATTTTGGCACCGGATATTCATCCCTGACACGTTTGCGTGTGCTGCCCTTTAATGTACTGAAGATTGATAAAGCTTTTTTACAGGAAAAAAGCGGTGAGCAAGCAGAAATTATCAGGACAATTATCAAATTGGCGCATGTTTTAGGAATGGAAGTTGTTGTCGAAGGTGTAGAAACAGTTGAGCAGTTTAATCTCGTTTTTGCTGCTTTTGGGGATAGAGTTCAAGGCTATTATTTCAGCCGGCCTCTTCCGAGTGAACTATTGATTCAATTTTTAGAGGAGTTCTGTGACAAGTAA
- a CDS encoding phosphonate ABC transporter substrate-binding protein — MRISIYKLFVFFVVVIMGFLLLSGCGLSEVQSAKSEVKQPILRVGAVPAESKAKTTDQFAQFMDYLGRKTGCNVELYVADDYEGIIDKMKQGKLDIAWFGPFSYVLAAEKAGARAFATDDNIREGTTYHSVWIVHPASNIHSIEQLPGHTVAFVDKASTSGYLIPKAMLKKQGIHADQDLGRVEFSGSHDAAILAVKKQQIEAAAVSDAILVSLQQKGVIGEKDVRIIAQSPAIPTSAWAYREGLPSALLVKIKQAFFEVAKENKSALGMYGNDLVKGFVPAEDQQYNIIRDIVHELGMKQE, encoded by the coding sequence ATGAGAATAAGCATTTATAAATTATTTGTTTTTTTCGTGGTCGTCATCATGGGCTTCTTACTATTGAGCGGCTGCGGTTTGAGCGAAGTTCAATCAGCTAAATCTGAGGTAAAGCAGCCAATATTGAGAGTTGGAGCAGTTCCGGCTGAAAGTAAGGCAAAAACCACGGATCAATTTGCTCAATTTATGGACTACTTAGGCCGCAAAACCGGCTGTAATGTGGAGTTGTATGTCGCGGATGATTATGAAGGCATTATTGATAAAATGAAACAGGGAAAGCTGGATATTGCCTGGTTTGGCCCATTTTCGTATGTACTTGCTGCCGAAAAGGCTGGTGCGCGAGCTTTTGCCACCGATGATAATATCCGCGAAGGGACTACCTATCATAGTGTTTGGATTGTTCATCCGGCAAGCAACATCCATTCGATTGAGCAATTGCCAGGGCATACAGTGGCTTTTGTGGACAAGGCATCGACTTCCGGGTATTTGATTCCAAAGGCTATGCTTAAGAAGCAGGGGATCCATGCAGATCAGGATTTAGGCAGGGTAGAGTTTAGCGGAAGCCATGATGCGGCTATCTTAGCAGTAAAAAAGCAGCAAATTGAAGCTGCTGCAGTGTCTGATGCTATTTTAGTTAGTTTGCAGCAAAAAGGGGTTATTGGCGAAAAAGACGTTCGTATTATTGCTCAGTCGCCAGCCATTCCTACCTCTGCCTGGGCCTATCGAGAAGGGCTCCCTTCAGCACTCTTAGTTAAGATCAAACAGGCTTTTTTCGAAGTAGCCAAGGAAAATAAATCGGCTTTAGGGATGTATGGAAATGATTTAGTCAAAGGCTTTGTTCCCGCCGAAGATCAACAATATAATATTATTAGGGATATCGTTCATGAACTGGGCATGAAGCAGGAGTAA
- the mcpA_2 gene encoding methyl-accepting chemotaxis protein, which produces MLTKRVNPISNIFNTLQNKLIALLVVFSLITAFVIGGISIYMNINDIKQKAFQSNQTIASNIGNEIDRFVIDAQGLVETLANAPTARAMDAASIKDMILVAQQKNPQFELIFVMDTTGMQIARTSGSLANRADRGYFKEAMKGSTFFTDNYISSFTKAPTVTISTPIKDATGKIVGVFAADISLKALWDIAEKTAIGQTGYVDIVDNKGVLIAHPDKEKVLKTESVGTLEYVKSVISGQAGAVLSSSTNGQESVIAFAPLKSQKWGVITYLPYDELLTNINKMMLTIAILISIAVVLAAIVAVFVARGIAGPLKAIAMIADQMSQGDLSQKFLATGSDEVKQLAASLEKTRIGLIDIVNKIKSNSEQVAASAQELHASAEQSAQATTQVACSISDVANGVATQAGTVDATVSVIEQMSNSIQQVAQNTNGVTRISEQTASAARSGSSALEAAIKQIASIEKTVLQSAQVVSQLGNRSKEIGQIVDTIANIAGQTNLLALNAAIEAARAGENGRGFAVVADEVRKLAEQSQEAAKQIAALINEIQVDTESAVSAMAQGTSEVKIGSEVINHAGQSFEDIVVLINNMSAQIKDISISIQQTAGGSQQVVASIKTIEQISHQASDQTHTVSAATEEQSAAMEQIAAFSQELAKLAEDLHCSVSQFKIS; this is translated from the coding sequence ATGCTAACAAAGAGAGTTAATCCTATTAGCAATATTTTTAATACTTTACAAAACAAATTAATTGCACTGCTAGTGGTATTTTCATTGATTACTGCGTTTGTTATTGGTGGAATTAGTATCTATATGAATATCAATGACATCAAGCAAAAAGCTTTTCAGAGTAATCAAACCATTGCCAGCAATATTGGCAATGAAATTGACCGATTTGTGATTGATGCTCAAGGCCTTGTGGAAACTCTTGCCAACGCGCCAACTGCTCGCGCGATGGATGCTGCCAGTATCAAGGATATGATTTTGGTTGCGCAGCAAAAAAATCCTCAATTTGAATTAATTTTTGTCATGGATACAACCGGAATGCAAATCGCCAGAACGTCGGGAAGTTTGGCGAATCGAGCTGACCGGGGATATTTTAAAGAAGCCATGAAAGGGTCTACTTTTTTTACTGATAATTACATATCATCATTTACTAAGGCTCCAACTGTTACAATATCTACTCCAATTAAAGATGCTACTGGTAAGATTGTCGGTGTGTTTGCCGCAGACATTAGTTTAAAAGCATTATGGGATATTGCTGAAAAAACAGCCATTGGTCAGACTGGCTATGTCGACATCGTGGACAATAAAGGTGTCCTAATTGCTCATCCGGACAAAGAAAAAGTTCTTAAGACCGAAAGTGTAGGAACTTTAGAATATGTTAAAAGTGTTATTAGTGGTCAAGCTGGCGCGGTTCTGTCAAGTTCAACAAATGGTCAGGAATCAGTGATTGCTTTTGCGCCTTTGAAATCGCAAAAGTGGGGAGTTATTACGTATTTACCCTATGACGAATTGCTGACAAATATTAATAAAATGATGCTGACGATTGCAATCCTGATTAGCATAGCCGTAGTACTGGCTGCCATTGTTGCTGTTTTTGTGGCCAGAGGCATTGCTGGGCCGCTAAAGGCTATTGCGATGATTGCAGATCAAATGTCGCAGGGCGACTTGAGTCAGAAGTTCCTCGCTACAGGGTCAGATGAGGTAAAGCAATTGGCAGCATCACTGGAAAAAACACGGATAGGATTAATTGATATTGTCAATAAAATTAAGTCAAATTCTGAGCAGGTGGCGGCTTCAGCCCAAGAGCTTCATGCCAGTGCCGAACAATCAGCTCAAGCTACCACACAAGTCGCTTGCTCGATCAGCGATGTTGCAAATGGTGTAGCAACACAGGCTGGGACGGTTGATGCGACCGTTTCTGTGATTGAGCAAATGTCCAATAGCATTCAGCAAGTTGCTCAGAATACGAATGGTGTAACAAGAATTTCAGAGCAAACTGCATCGGCAGCCAGGTCGGGAAGTTCTGCGTTAGAGGCTGCAATCAAACAAATTGCCAGTATCGAAAAAACAGTCTTGCAGTCGGCACAAGTTGTCTCACAGTTAGGAAACCGGTCAAAAGAAATTGGTCAGATTGTCGACACCATTGCTAATATCGCTGGCCAGACAAATTTGTTAGCATTGAATGCTGCCATAGAGGCTGCCAGGGCAGGTGAAAATGGGAGAGGATTTGCTGTTGTTGCTGATGAAGTGCGAAAGCTGGCCGAACAGTCACAGGAAGCTGCTAAACAGATTGCAGCATTAATCAATGAAATACAAGTTGATACGGAAAGTGCCGTAAGTGCAATGGCACAAGGAACTTCTGAAGTGAAAATAGGTAGTGAAGTCATCAATCATGCAGGCCAGTCATTTGAAGATATTGTGGTTCTGATCAATAATATGTCAGCTCAAATCAAAGATATCTCAATCTCTATTCAGCAAACAGCAGGTGGCAGTCAACAAGTCGTTGCTTCAATTAAAACCATTGAGCAAATTAGCCATCAAGCATCTGATCAAACCCATACGGTGTCAGCGGCAACTGAAGAGCAATCAGCAGCCATGGAACAAATAGCCGCATTTAGTCAAGAGTTAGCCAAGTTGGCTGAAGATTTACATTGCTCGGTTAGTCAGTTTAAAATATCATAA
- a CDS encoding CdaR family transcriptional regulator produces the protein MIITAELAQQIVDVIMATVQQNINIMNSSGIIMGSGQKKRLNTYHQGAMEVIETGKVVEISPENVEHYPGALPGLNWPIVLDKKVVGVVGISGHPDLVRNTAQLVKMVTELILERESMIAAFRANLQLREQFVQLLLSERYNENSKQITKMASLLRFNLELPRIVAVVNVEAILEDALHQYGPPDLVTARTRDKLTQVIETSELINSNDLFVFTETELIFLKHFPVETLPQHFCQWGTEVIHRLEFPEGPKGLCLGIGSWTNSLAEFHRSYLEADFSQNTHASSSAVASIYDFDILAAYLVRVPGALETCSASRMLKAKIESNLGFKYDMKNTINMLLDHNLNVSSTAKALFIHRNTLVFRIEKLKELTGLNPSQSLNHAILCRLLFGYENR, from the coding sequence ATGATCATTACTGCAGAGTTGGCACAACAAATTGTTGATGTTATCATGGCAACAGTTCAGCAAAATATCAATATTATGAACAGTTCGGGCATCATTATGGGATCAGGTCAGAAAAAAAGACTGAATACCTATCACCAAGGAGCTATGGAGGTGATTGAAACTGGAAAAGTGGTCGAGATATCTCCTGAAAATGTCGAGCACTATCCGGGAGCACTGCCTGGACTCAATTGGCCTATTGTGCTGGATAAGAAAGTTGTTGGTGTTGTAGGAATTTCCGGGCACCCGGACTTGGTTAGAAATACGGCTCAGCTAGTCAAAATGGTGACTGAACTGATTTTGGAACGGGAAAGTATGATCGCCGCATTTCGGGCGAACTTACAATTACGGGAGCAGTTTGTTCAACTGCTGCTTTCAGAGCGTTATAACGAAAACTCCAAGCAAATCACCAAAATGGCTAGCTTGCTGAGGTTTAATCTAGAATTACCGCGCATTGTTGCGGTTGTTAATGTTGAAGCAATTTTGGAAGATGCGCTGCATCAATATGGACCACCTGATTTGGTAACAGCCAGAACCAGAGATAAACTCACTCAGGTTATCGAAACTTCAGAACTCATCAACTCGAATGATCTATTTGTGTTTACTGAGACTGAGTTAATTTTCCTAAAGCATTTTCCTGTTGAAACATTGCCGCAGCATTTTTGTCAATGGGGTACTGAAGTGATTCATCGATTGGAATTTCCTGAAGGCCCTAAGGGGCTTTGTCTTGGAATAGGCAGTTGGACAAATTCATTAGCTGAATTCCATCGCTCCTATCTGGAAGCTGATTTCTCACAAAATACGCATGCGTCCAGCTCAGCGGTTGCTTCAATTTATGATTTTGATATTCTTGCTGCTTACTTGGTCAGAGTTCCGGGGGCGCTTGAAACTTGCAGTGCGTCAAGAATGTTAAAAGCAAAGATTGAAAGCAATCTTGGATTTAAATATGATATGAAAAATACCATCAATATGTTGCTTGATCATAATCTCAATGTTTCGAGCACAGCAAAAGCGCTCTTTATTCATCGTAATACTCTTGTCTTTCGCATCGAGAAATTAAAAGAATTGACAGGATTAAATCCGAGTCAATCTTTAAACCATGCCATTTTATGCAGACTATTGTTTGGTTACGAGAATCGGTAG
- a CDS encoding glycerate kinase, with amino-acid sequence MRIIVAPDSYKGSLSAVAVAEAMEVGILSVFPAAQVHKVPIADGGEGTVEAFITATGGRMVNQMVSDPLGNPIKAYWGILGDGETAVIEMAAASGLPLVSPDKRDPRMTTTYGTGQLIKAALEQGIRKLIIGIGGSATNDGGAGMAQALGARFLDRDAREIPYGGAALADLASIDLTNMDPRLAETAISVACDVDNPLCGPKGASAVYGPQKGATPAVVAQLDQALKQFAAVAKAATGRDIAEYPGAGAAGGLGAGLLFFTNAQLRPGVELILDITDFGEIVQGASLVITGEGATDFQTAFGKAPVGVAKIASQYQVPTLCLSGTLGQGCETVLQQGIAGLMSITPRPLSLEECLNSAQELIQDAAARLCQTLRVGMQIEAAFGKEDKS; translated from the coding sequence ATGCGTATTATTGTAGCACCAGACTCTTATAAAGGCAGTCTCTCAGCAGTCGCTGTCGCTGAAGCGATGGAAGTTGGCATATTATCAGTTTTCCCGGCTGCGCAAGTTCATAAAGTACCCATTGCGGACGGTGGTGAAGGAACGGTCGAAGCCTTTATAACAGCCACTGGCGGACGAATGGTGAACCAAATGGTCAGCGATCCTCTGGGCAACCCCATTAAAGCCTATTGGGGGATCTTAGGAGATGGTGAAACAGCAGTCATCGAAATGGCGGCCGCTTCCGGTCTTCCGCTAGTCTCCCCGGATAAACGTGACCCTCGTATGACAACAACCTATGGTACTGGCCAGCTTATCAAAGCAGCTCTCGAACAGGGTATCCGCAAATTAATTATCGGCATAGGCGGCAGTGCTACCAATGACGGCGGCGCCGGAATGGCTCAGGCTCTAGGTGCCAGGTTCCTTGACAGAGACGCCCGGGAAATTCCTTACGGGGGTGCTGCACTGGCTGATTTGGCAAGCATCGATCTTACAAATATGGATCCACGCCTTGCTGAAACAGCTATCTCGGTTGCTTGTGATGTCGATAATCCTTTGTGCGGCCCAAAAGGGGCATCCGCGGTCTACGGTCCCCAAAAAGGCGCCACCCCCGCTGTGGTAGCTCAACTTGATCAGGCGCTCAAACAATTTGCCGCAGTAGCAAAAGCTGCTACCGGAAGAGACATCGCTGAGTATCCCGGTGCTGGTGCAGCAGGAGGATTAGGCGCAGGCTTGCTGTTTTTCACAAATGCCCAGCTAAGGCCAGGGGTTGAACTCATTCTTGATATCACTGACTTTGGCGAGATCGTACAAGGCGCCAGCCTGGTCATTACCGGCGAAGGCGCTACCGACTTTCAAACAGCCTTTGGCAAAGCTCCTGTTGGTGTAGCCAAGATTGCCAGCCAATACCAAGTCCCTACCCTGTGCCTCTCCGGAACTTTGGGACAAGGCTGCGAAACGGTATTACAACAAGGAATTGCAGGATTAATGAGCATTACCCCTCGCCCTCTGTCGCTGGAAGAATGCCTAAATTCTGCCCAAGAGCTGATTCAAGATGCCGCAGCCCGGCTCTGTCAAACACTCCGGGTTGGCATGCAAATTGAAGCAGCATTCGGAAAGGAAGATAAATCATGA